The Silene latifolia isolate original U9 population chromosome 4, ASM4854445v1, whole genome shotgun sequence region GGTCACCTATGACCCGCGCGGTATCTCGGTTCAAACTCGCCAGCCGGTGTCCAAGACCCGGCGACTACAGACGCCAATAGTAGtacctaaaaaaaattaattgaaaATTAAGTGAGTTTGCTGATTTAAGACGAGTAAAGAAAGCGACATTTACtcattaatgaaaattaaataaggTAATCAATAGAGTTATAGACCTGGAAGGACCTTAACTGATAATCTCTTACTATAATAATAGGAAAACTGTAAATTTTCCCACCTAAACAATCTTAGATAGAAATTGGACCTACTTTTTAGTGATATTCGAAACATATATCGGGcctaatatataatatataatcaaTATATGTGTGACAATATCTTACCAAATATCGCAACTTTTCATTATTGGgccttatgtattttattccttATTATCTTATTGGGAATAAGGAGTATGGGTTGTATGGCCGTATGGTGTCCTTGTTGGAAAATATGTaaggtgatacccgtcgttgtgagtaccaaaaataatatttatatttcctattaaaactaacctaggctagtggtaacagggtcgaaccacaaggaggcgaatgtaattaataattgtctaattctagtctaaggtaacgaatgtgggggttgaattgatttggtctatagctaaaggcaataaagataataaactaaatagatggataaaacaaatattaaaaaggagtgcaaggatggtcggttcactatagtttcggcggcagcatactaagtaggtctaaatcaaacacatgaggtgggaaaacaagaggtcctctcggtccactcttaacaagtaacATCTTTTGATCTtcctacaagtccctaatatcactagtactgactctcgtcctgaaaagtgactaaaaacctaaactttacctatctttcgatctcagcatagtttagtcattttaattggtgatctaacaactgtccctatctctcgatctaatgggtcagtcatatcctaaacattcaactagtcgtgtgcactcgattcgtcaaaaatagaaattaaaacaattaaaacgaaggtaacacctcacgtggtcagtcgatcgactgacacgcgatttcagtccatgttaattctacgccgcctaatctatagttcccctacatcctagcacaagcaatttagctattcatactgaaattaaaggcaacaataaaattaatgaaataaacagaagaattcatgcttaaagtaatagaacaaacaattaacgtAAGCGATAAATCGGTTTCGGggaactaactagcaattctatcctacaaaacgataataaagcaaactgaaatattagcagaagaataccgattggAATTGCAGAGAGAGATCCAAAAACCGAATGCGAAAGTATTTTTACGAAATAatattaagaaccctaattattgaatgtTGAAAACTGACTAAAGAACTGTATGTAACTGGCTGTAAAacttgatgttctaggttacgttatataggaaatatacgtaacacttattatcaaaacctaaacacagtGGGCTCGCTTTTCCTCGATCTTTGTATTCACGTCTgattagcgtcttggtcgatcgactgctgggaccggtcgatcgactggctatgctgaacagtagctactggaacccgtgggttggtcgatcgaccatagggcccggtcgatcgactgctttagctgactcttgacttctaacttctcgtggatttgtcttttgggccttgaaatgcgcaccaagctcgttccttaagtgaatacttcacgtcaaatgcagtgcaagatactcggggacggatttagctcaaaatctactcatttccgcataaatctgcaatattacataaaaatacgaaagtagacgaaatggcgcaaatagtagccttaaactacataaatgagctctgaaatgcgtgtaaaatagggtgtaaaacatcatataaatgacacgcatcataaGGCGTAGAGTTAGCAAAAGCTGAACGATCCGTGAAATTTGACCTGAACCACCGAAACCCGAACTAATGGTAACACTACACGAAAAGTGGGATACCGACGGAAATAATCAGGCCGTACTGACGGCTTTTCCGTCAGGAACCAGGGTCAGCGTATTTCGTCACTAAAATACctatcctgacggaatttccgtcagtaaacgCAAATACTGACGGAAATAATAGCTCACAactgacggaattttcgtcagtATTTGCATTTACtcacggaatttccgtcacatagGGGACACGTGGCGTTTTCTGGCGAACCTTTTAAAAATCTCAAAAAACAAACCCTGATGGAAATTCCGTCGATTTTTCTtaattcctgacggaaattccgtcagtttgaGTGACACGTGGCAGATAGGTGTAAAATCTGGGAAAAACTGAAAAGAAgccactgacggaaattccgtcggtagtTTGGACATTCCTGACGgaattactccacatatgcattcagagaacattaaaggaattgtcaccaatttttttcctcattaaCAAATCGCAGGTACATGTTTATTACCTAAGTGACTTAACACGTACAacgacagtcccaaaacggggactattcaaaaattactcctagtgagtaatttttgaacgggtactaggtcaatatgaacaataattttaacaatattaaaaaaacatacaacagtgactactttttcaattaacaaaaactaacatgactaatttttcattttacatatctagtctaattatcattttaaaaacattaacatttcacaaaatttaacaataatctaattaacataaattccaatttataaaaatattattagcaataattctaatttttaacaataaaattacatgcatacattaaaatataacaacatacatttaaacaaaattggcttctatcctaagttaacatgcatcaacatcaacaataattCAACAATAATTAAGACAATAACTAATATTCTAAATCAATTAAgacaattaaacaaaaaaaattaaaaggataaatacctaattaactccacaaagaaaaaagatgaaaaggaAGAATGCGAAAGATGAAAGATGACGGCAGCAAGGGGCGGCGGCGTGGTGGTTAGGGGTGGCtgtggaaaaaaaataaaaacccaaaaaaggaaaaagagaaaggagaaatgAAGAAAAGACAAATATAATTACTTTATAGTGAcggcgacggcgtggtggtgttggtggtggtggtagtggcgccggaagtggaggaaGGTGGTGGTAGTGTCGGGTGTTAAGGAGGTTAGGGTTAGGgcgattttaattgatttgggggaaatttTGGTAAAGTGACCTGAAAATGTTCGCGTGTTTCAGATAATAGAGacctctgacggaaattccgccaGTTAAATAGAAATTCTAACGAAATGCCGTGTTTTCTATTTTCTTGTGAAAATTCCGTCGAGGCCTACTTTATCGAGAATAATAATGCATATCTTTATACACGTCACATTAATTGACCAACTGACGAAATTTCCGTCAGGATTTCtaaattactgacggaatttccgtcagttggtCAATTATTGTGGCAGCTGTCATGCACAATATTTTCAAAATATCTAGTACATCTAACAGAAATTCCGTCATGTGACCCAATTTTTTATGAGCTGTCCTCCACTGCTGAGTGTGAGAGgcatctgacggaatttccgtcgaaaAAAATAATCTTGTGAAATTCCGTCAGATGTATTTTAGCGCCATTGATTTAGTCACCACGCCAAATATAGCCGACGGAATCTCCGTCAGGAAtgaatcctgacggaaattccgtcatatATCAGTCAGTATCCCGTGTTTTCCGACGGCTTGTTTTTTCAGTCAGTATGGCCGTCACTATGGCGCGTTTTTGTTGTAGTGTCAAAAGACTTGAAAATTGAGTGAACCGAAATCGACCCGGACCGAGGCTAAATCGATTACTGATAGCAGCCTTATTTGTTCCATCTATTAAACGACCTGAACCGACCCGTGGCCTAATATTGACTCAAAATTAATTACATAGGATAAAATATTCATTTATCTTTATAATAGTGCAAATAAGGCCAATTTGACATTTATGTTGATTCTTTTCACATAAACATAAATTTAATTCATCCATGCATTGTTTTAACATGAAATTAACCAttcaaaattaattaaataggataaAATAACTTGAACCGATACTAACCCGAACTGCACCAGGCCCCACCTTATACCCGATGATGACCTGACAAGATTTTAACCGACCGAATCCGAGATGACCCGATCCTCTTTGACTCGACCCATAACCGACCCGACTAACCtagtgacccgattgccacctttAATTAAGGCGGCCTAACACACGTTCATTGTGATTTTTAGTCactatttttacccatttaataCGGCCGGTTACTTTGAAATCTATTTTTACATAAGACTAATTGGAAATGGATGTCCGGTGCATAATAGGTCTTAGGGTTAGAGTCCTTCCACTTTCTCCTGTAGTTATCGTGTGTGGATATTGGATAAGCACGGTTGACTGTTGGTATTAAAATGATGCATAACCAAGGTAAATTGGTCATTATCTTGGACCATATTCTAATGAATCTAATCTGTTATGATGTATTGATGTGGACCTGTAAATATTCAATGCAATTTACAGGAACACCAAGTCACCCTTCCTATGAATTTTCGTCCCATGACGACAAATCCTGACTTCGCCAAGTGTTAAACCTCTAAAAATAGTCGGTCAGAAAAATAATACCGTAGCTTACATTAATTTAATCAGATGACGAAACAGCCAGCACTAGTTAAATAATGTACAACTCCAAACCAAATTAATCCACACAGAGAGCAAAAAAAATGGAAGAGGAAAAGGAAGTAAGGGTCCATGGAATGTGGGCAAGTACATACTCAAAGAGGGTAGAATTAGCCCTAAAGATTAAGGGAATACCTTATGAGTATGTTGAAGAGGACTTGATGAACAAAAGCCAAGCCTTGCTTGAATACAACCCAATTCACAAGAAGATCCCAATTCTTGTACACAATGGAAAACCTATTGTTGAATCCCTTGTTATACTCGAATATATCGACGAGGTGTGGCCGGATCACGCTCCAAAGCTTCTTCCTCAAGATCCGTTTCAACGAGCTAGGGTTCGGTTCTGGGCCGGATTCTTACAAAACCAGGTATGTTTTCCTTATAAATTTCCTGAGACTGTGTAGTTTCACTTATTTGAATTCACTAATTCTTATATGAGACAACCTCATGATCTATCCATAATAAAAATAGCATAGTAATTTCATTGACTCACTACAATTTGACAAAATAAGGCTCTGTtctttggacttaaagtcactcctTCTAGGattagttcagaaaagttcaaaTCTAAGTTCCGTTCAGAAaaattcagcaaaattaagtctAAAAGAACAAGGCATAAGAAGCTAAGATCGCGGTCAATTTAGGGGGGATAACTTCATTCTGTCATTCTCCAAAACAAAACCGAGTTAAATTATCTAAACTGTGGCTAAACATTGATGCATACAGCTGCTAGAAAGTGTATTAAAACTGTTCAAGAGTAGTGAAGAAGAACAAGAAAAGGCTCTAGATGAATTGCACGAGAAAATGACGATTATGGAGCAAGAAATGGGTGATTTAATACCGAAGGATGTTTCTTCAATACAAATCAAGAGTTTAGGGCTCCTTGACATCCAAGTAATCTCTACTTTGGGTGCTtataaagctcaagaacaagttttAGGAGTCAAGGTTTTGGACCCACATAAGCATTCTCTTATATATGCATGGGTTAATGCTATGATGGACCTCCCTATGATCAAAGAAAGTACTCCTCCTCATGATGATATTGTCAACCTTCTTCACATGATTTTTAAAGTTCCTCCATCAGTTTGATTTGAGCAAACAGCGTGTGATCCGCCTTTGTTTATATCGTTTCATATGGATTTGGTAATAAGATGTTGTTGACTTTGATCGATATTTTCTATCAATAGTAGTGCGAGTCCGATTTTGTAAAATGATCATGTTTGTATCAATAAGAATCTCGACTGTATTTGGCTAAAGTGATTGTGAAATAAACATCGATTGCTCATTCATTGGAACCATTTGAAACCATACAAGCAGAGTTTGGAAGTAAATGTCCGGATTTTTGCCATATATTCTCTCTGCCTTTACAACTAGACTAAAACATCTTCGGCTTTGTAAGTCATGATTAACAGATTAAT contains the following coding sequences:
- the LOC141653217 gene encoding glutathione S-transferase U9, with amino-acid sequence MEEEKEVRVHGMWASTYSKRVELALKIKGIPYEYVEEDLMNKSQALLEYNPIHKKIPILVHNGKPIVESLVILEYIDEVWPDHAPKLLPQDPFQRARVRFWAGFLQNQLLESVLKLFKSSEEEQEKALDELHEKMTIMEQEMGDLIPKDVSSIQIKSLGLLDIQVISTLGAYKAQEQVLGVKVLDPHKHSLIYAWVNAMMDLPMIKESTPPHDDIVNLLHMIFKVPPSV